The sequence TTCAGGCTGTTACAATAAATCTTTTGTCTGAGGGTGAAGACCTCCAGTACTCAAAAGAGCTTGCACAGACTCTCCGATTCCATCATATTCAGAGATCGATAAGCATTGATGAAGCAATAGAGGCTATTCCCATTGTAATAAAAGCACTTGGGAGTTTCGATCCTGCAATACCGAATGATATTACAGCCTACTACGGTTTAAAGACCCTCTCCGGTATGGGCATCACTTCATTCATGACAGGAGACGGCGCAGACGAGCTTTTCGGCGGTTATGATTTTATGAAGGAAATTGATGATTTACCCGGTTATATAAGAAGGATCGCTTCACACATGTCTTTCAGTTCCAATATGCTCGCCGATTTTCTGGCTATGGACGTAAGGCAGCCCTTCCTTGATAAAAATGTAATCAAATTTGCCCTGGAAATACCGAATGAGTTAAGGATACGGGAAGAGCACGGGATAATCCACGGCAAATGGGTTCTCAGAAAAGCCTTCGAAGACCTTCTCCCGTCCAAATTCATCTGGCAAGGCAAAAGGCCCCTTGAATACGGCTCCGGTATGACAAGACTCAGAGGCATCATATCTTCAATGATCAGCGACGAAGAGTTTCAAAATAATCCTTATCCTATAAGATTTTTTAACAAAGAACATTTCTATTATTTCAAGGTGTTTTGTGAGGTCGTCGGCACGATCCCGGGGCCGGAAGAAGGAGAAAAATCATGTCCGGGCTGCGGCGCCGGTATGCCGGTAGATTCCTTCCACTGCCATGTGTGCGGGCATGTACTGGAGTTGCTAAATGGGTCATGAAAAATGGGTGTAAAGTATGAGTAAAGAAAACTTGAACAATACAGAAAAATGTGGAGATAGGTAGTTTAAAATGAAGATATCTGTTTTTTTATTTCCGAATTCACATAAGCGTGTATGTGAATTCGGATTGAGTGGGCTGCGGCTTGTAAGAAATGATTCAGATGTGGATGAGATGCAAGCCTTGCAGACCGGAGGCGTACTTAACGTACGTCGGAGGATCGCAAGGCGCAGCAGATCGCCGCAGATAAGCATTTCTTCCAAGCCGCTGACCGAACAAAGAAAAAACTAGGGGGAAAACAAAGTTTTTATTTACTAAAGGAGCGTATTATGAAAACATTTTGTTCATGGAGCGGTGGAAAAGACAGTGCTCTGGCATTCTATGAGGCAACCAGATCAGGTATAGAAATTACTCATTTACTCAATATGGCAACGGAAAACGGTGAGCATTCACGCACTCATGGTCTTACATCAGGTCTTCTCGCCTCTCAATCTGAAGCAATCAATATCAGTCTGTTACAACAAAAGGCATCCTGGGATACCTATGAAAAAGAATTCAAGAAAGCTCTTTCAATCATCAAAGACGGAGATGCACTTAGAGGAGTCTTCGGGGATATTGACATGATAGAACATAGAGACTGGGTGGAACGGGTATGTCTGGAGTCAGGAGTGGAACCCATACTTCCACTTTGGTTGAAAGACAGGGAGGAAATCCTTATCAGCTTTATTGATGCAGGGTTTAAGGCCATAGTTGTAGCAACGGATGAACGATACTTAGGCGAAGAATGGCTCGGAAGGGAGATAAACAGGGCTTTTATACATGATTTAAAAGCATTAAATAATGTCGATCTCTGTGGAGAAAAAGGAGAATATCATACTTTTGTTTATGATGGCCCAATTTTTAAAAAACCTGTAGAATTCAACGTAGTAAGAAAGATATTAATGGATTCATACCGGATTCTGGAACTTGCGCCCAAAGATGGAGGAGCGGCTGACAAGTAATGCAAAGACACGTCATAACAGCACTTTTTATTGTACTTTATGCCTGTTCAGGCCTTTTTATCCTATCCGCCCCTTGTACAGGCGAACCTGCGGCAAAAAACGTCCCGCACAGGATCATTTCCCTGGGTCCTGCCATTACGGAAGCCCTATACTTCCTTGGAGTTGAAGACAGAGTCGTAGGCGTCACCACATACTGTCAGAAACCACCTGAGGCGGCAAAAAAAGAAAAAATAGGCACCATAATTGAAATCAATACGGAAAAAATAATCAACCTCAGACCTGACCTTGTAATCGGTACAGGGCTTACAAATTCAAAAGATATCAAGAAATTAAAAAATCTCGGGATTAATGTGGTAACTTTCGATATATCAAAAGACTTTGACCGGCTATGCCAAATTTTCCTTGATCTCGGCAAATTGGTGGGAAAAGAAGAACAGGCCCGGACTATGATAGCTGAATCGAGAAAAAAGATAGTAAAAACACAAAAAAAGGTTGAAAATCTTCCCCGTAAAAAGGTATTTGTCCAGCTCGGCTCCAAACCGCTTTTTGCAGTAACAAGGGATTACTTTATCAATGATCTTATAGAATTTGCAGGCGGTGTAAATATTTTTAAAGACGCAAAGTCCGGTCTTATAAGCAGGGAAGAAGTGGTACGGCGCAATCCTGACATATTGATTATCACAACTATGGGCATTGCCGGCGAAAAAGAGCAAAAATCATGGCA is a genomic window of Pseudomonadota bacterium containing:
- a CDS encoding cobalamin-binding protein gives rise to the protein MQRHVITALFIVLYACSGLFILSAPCTGEPAAKNVPHRIISLGPAITEALYFLGVEDRVVGVTTYCQKPPEAAKKEKIGTIIEINTEKIINLRPDLVIGTGLTNSKDIKKLKNLGINVVTFDISKDFDRLCQIFLDLGKLVGKEEQARTMIAESRKKIVKTQKKVENLPRKKVFVQLGSKPLFAVTRDYFINDLIEFAGGVNIFKDAKSGLISREEVVRRNPDILIITTMGIAGEKEQKSWQQYKTINAVKNKHIYLVDSDKICSPTPVSFVELLEEIVKILHPEAFEG
- a CDS encoding diphthine--ammonia ligase — its product is MKTFCSWSGGKDSALAFYEATRSGIEITHLLNMATENGEHSRTHGLTSGLLASQSEAINISLLQQKASWDTYEKEFKKALSIIKDGDALRGVFGDIDMIEHRDWVERVCLESGVEPILPLWLKDREEILISFIDAGFKAIVVATDERYLGEEWLGREINRAFIHDLKALNNVDLCGEKGEYHTFVYDGPIFKKPVEFNVVRKILMDSYRILELAPKDGGAADK
- a CDS encoding asparagine synthase-related protein, whose translation is MEHQDFPCTEGLRLTIENITSQLNKVFTNAVKKIAAPGILFSGGLDTSIIAAIACRIYAPSEVQAVTINLLSEGEDLQYSKELAQTLRFHHIQRSISIDEAIEAIPIVIKALGSFDPAIPNDITAYYGLKTLSGMGITSFMTGDGADELFGGYDFMKEIDDLPGYIRRIASHMSFSSNMLADFLAMDVRQPFLDKNVIKFALEIPNELRIREEHGIIHGKWVLRKAFEDLLPSKFIWQGKRPLEYGSGMTRLRGIISSMISDEEFQNNPYPIRFFNKEHFYYFKVFCEVVGTIPGPEEGEKSCPGCGAGMPVDSFHCHVCGHVLELLNGS